AAGATTTGTTAGGGATTTGTGTTTTCCCAGCATGAATAAATGATAGTTAATTTTGAGGTTTATGTTGTGTTGAGGATTTGATTCTCACTAAAATCGTTTTTTAATACAACAGCTttgcattaatgatgaacaattCAAGTTGGCTAAATGAAGACATTTTGAGATCCTAATCATGTTGCCTTGATTTTTATATTTGCAgtgcaaaataaaacatttgttttgtgaggccttttttcttcaaaatttcatttttccaGTATGCTATTTCTCatcataaatattatatattacattaacAAGCTCCATGTCTCTAAAACATAGCTTCATGTTATTTGTTGTCCTGTTTTATACTAGACATCATGCATCTATGAGTGATAGAGCGTATATAGTTGGGCTTATTTGACATTAAATGACGAGTTtcaaataactataataataataataaaagagtcTATTTTCAACTTAATCAACTTACCttacattttaatatgtattttaatatgttttccTGATGTATAAATAGGATTTTTGTTGAGAGAATGTTTGGTTCGTCTACACAGCAACAAATGTAGATGCTTCAAGTCTCTCATGCAAATTTGTGATTAGCATCTTTCATTAGCATGTGAGTACAAGTAAAATATAACATTTGCTCCAGGTCAGCATCGTTAAGCAGATTGAAAAGTGCAGACAAACCCTTAGTAGTAGACTTTGTTGCAGCAAATCTTCATACAGCACTTTCAATATTGGATTTTCAGGGCACAAAATCCATACTTCATTTGTTGTTCTTTGCTTGATAATCTTCGATGATTTGGCGCCATCTTGAGGCAATGAACTTTTTGCTCTAGAACCGTCACATCTACGTTATTGATATAGAGTTGATATagttttaaagagttagttcacccaaaagtgaaaattctgtcatttattacttaccctcatgttgttccacacccgtaagacattcgttaatcttcagaacacaaattaagatatttcagttgaaatccgatagctccgtgaggcctccatagggagcaatggacacttctttttgtttttgtttttttggcgctccaaaaatattctcgtcgctctataatattaatattgaaccactgtacacTGTAcgattttaatatgtttttagtacctttatggatcttgagagaggaaatgacattgctccctatggaggccttatggagctatcggatttcaactaaaatatcttaatttgtgttcttaagattaatgaaggtcttacaggtgtggaacggcatgagggtgagtaataaatgacagaattttcatttttgggtgaactaaccctttaagaaaaggCTGTAAGCAGTGTTGCCAATTCAGGGATTTTGTCACTAGATTTTGTGTCTTCACCACCTCTTTTGAGACTTTTTTAAAATCTAGCAACTTCTTGGACAAACCTTATCTAggttaaatttaatataaaatactgAGATCATTGCAATAAACAGGCTGCCCGATTGAATGCCAggcataaaacattttaattgcttCCAGAAACACACTTTTGCATTACATGTTTCACATGTATTCCTTAAAGCTGTTTCTGCACAATATTTGCTGCTTCTTGGACCACATAGCGCTTTTGATCACGTCTTTCGGTGGCAGCGGAGGCCTGTAGAGTTGGAGATGACACCACCAGAAGCTTTTTCTGCTGAAAACTCTCATCAGAAACCGAAACTTCATCCAGGTACTGCTTCAGATATATCCTCAGTCGTTCATTCTCCTGTAACAGAAGCATTTTCTCTCGCTTCAGACACAAACGGTCAAGCTGAACCTTGTTGTAACGTTGCCAGAACTTCCCAAGAGGAGAATAGTCATGTATTAGCTGTGGACAGAGGACAGGACAAGGGGAGGAAAGTCAAAAGACAACACAAATGATATACTGAATTTAACCAATTATAAGAATAATGGAAAATAAACCTGAGCGAGTTTCTCAGTCGGTGATTCCATGGCATAGGCTCTCTCCTGATTCAGCTCTTCTTCATTCAGTGATGATTTGTAGAAGGGCCGCACCTTCTCATGCTCTGTCTCCATCTTACTACACACCTCAGAGAGACGCACCAACCTTTCCCCCTATGGAAGAGACAAAATTTTGACTGATTAGATGTTGGGAGTATtgctaaaatgtatttatttaattccaGAATTACATATAATCTCCTCTTccaatacattttcaaaatggATCCCTGTTGCAAGAAGAAAATAATTCTGGTCTACTAATCTGGCCTGCTAATGATACAAGACAGTTTCTCCCTGTTCAGCTTGACTGAGATATTAACTAATAAAGTTGAATcttttatgaataaaaatgcttaaatgtATCATTAAAATGCATTCAGTGTTCTGATATGATTTTGCATGTAGCaggaaattatgtttttaaatatattgccAATATTCAACCTGCTAATCAGGTATGTCCATGATTCTGAGCACATGATTGGATACTATATACATTGTAAGGTTTTGTAGATAGGCAGAgagatgttgaaaaattcacGGTAAACATGAAAGATTGAAAccccaattttttatttttatttttttactgttttttactgtggttgtgaatacagtattacacaatacgaaagaaaagaaatacatcAGCCATGTGTAGTTGGACATAAacaatagttgtgtttgaaaaaggaaatcaagatacttcctgttagatttttgtgtgttacATAGAGAATTGCGTGTTGTGTTTTGCATAAAGTGTATGAAATTGAAAACTAGTGTATGGTTTTGCAGATTTGGTGTGTGGTTCtggtgtttgagtgtcaggtttCAGTAATTGTGTGACAAGTAAGGATTTTGTGTGTAAGCTAAAAAATGGTAAGCAATCCAAAATTGCATATCAGGTAGaccatgttcctggatcaacatccttGCTGAtcttggaacaacattccaatcaacaaATGAGAATTGAGGGATAACGTCCCTCTgaagttaggtttaggggtatgAATAGGGTTAGGACAATGTTTTTGGACAGGAATTTTGCTTCAGGATCAACGCAAGATGTTGTTCCAGGAacgtcttacttggcaaaatcacagcgACCATTACTTGAAGGGATAAAGCAGTTGTTTGGAAAAATAAGAACAATATGTGTTTGGTGGTGTGGAAatatgtaaacaataaatgtggGTGTATTAAATTTACCAGTGCTACAGTCTCCTGTAGTTTCTTAGCAGCATTGTTGCTTTGAATGGTAAGTTTAGTGAGCTGCTTTCTCCGAATCGTTTGGGCCGCACCGAGCTGGACTCTGAGATGTTGAACTTCCTGGGCGAGCTCATCACGGTCTGAACGAAGCTGCAGAACTGTTTCTCCGGTTTGACTAGAGCTCAGCTGACAGCGCAGAGCAGAGATGGACTCctgcaaaagtttttttttaacattttaaattacaataaaatcatcaaaatgaTGAAATATCACAATTCGAAGAAAAAAAGCTTATCCAAAGTAGTCTCCAAAAAACAGATACCACACTGGATTTTTGTCTGACCTGCAGCTTCTGAATGTGCTTCTTATGTGCGTCAATCTCTTTAGCACTTTGTTTATCCTTGACATGCAGAGAGTCAGCTGCGATGATTTTGTCTTTGGTGGACACATTATATTCGTGTAAAACCACCTGCATGTCTCGCCACAGTTTTTCCAACACCCCTTCCATCTGATCTTTCACTGCTTGCTTTTCCTCTTTGTTCTGCAGAAACAAAACCAATAACTTATTattacattacagttttttttttcaattgctaacaacCTTTTGTCCAAGCACATTTTCAAAACCTAATTAGCACAGCATCCATCTGTTGTAGTGACCATACCACAGCGCCAGCGCCCGGCTACCGTGGTCGCTGTGCCCCCTTACTTCTAATGCATAACATCACACCCTCTCCCCCCTttatatatcaaataaatgctgtttttttttttactttatatttatcaaagaatcctgaaatagTTGGCGccgatagccttgtgggcagcacGCCTCCGGTTACCCGAGTTCAATTCCCGACTCGAGGTCCTTTGCAGATCTTTTCCCCTCTCTCCACCCCATGCTTTCCTGTCTCGTCTGTACTGTCCTATTCAATAAAGCCATGAAaaggccaaaaatataacttaaaaaatcctaaaagaaaatatgtcatagtttccacaaaaaatactaagcagcacagctgttttcaacatggaTAATAATAAGGAATgttatcagcatattagaatgatttctgaaggaccatgtgacacaCTGAacactgcagtaatgatgcacattctaaattatattaaaatatgaatacaataaaaatgtattaatattgcacaatatcactgtttttatttttgatcaaataaatgcaggtttGGTGATCATAAAGGATTCTgttaaaaatataaagaaaatatgATTCTAAACTTTTGATTGGTAgtttacacatatatacatatatttgtgTAATCTGTATTTTTGTAATCCATGAGTACatctttttatatttgtatagcACTGCATACATTTTAGGTTAATGcaataattatgattttgtaAACCAAGACACTTACTCTAActcttattatatatatatattttttaaaaaattcagttttcttctttcttagggtgcgttcacacttaccatgtttggttcgattaaaacgaacccttgtgcgattgctcggttagtgcggttcatttgaacatatgtgaacgctgccatccgaaccctggtgcgcaccaaacaagcggactgagaccgctgaaaagatgggtctcggtccacttccaaacgaactctggtgcggttcgaatgatatatgaacgcaacacggaccaaagacatgtaaccgaaccaaaaacaggaagacgagaccctaaaaggacagaatcctcacgcatgtcggtttttctcgtTATAGACACGAGTTTGCCCatgacaggcatcagacgcgcgtctccaagcagcagatcatttgtgtgtgtgacggatggattcccgccgttgttttgactactttacacattttataagctcttcacgagttcccagctggccaaaataccatcacatgcaggctacgcaccgctacgcacacacaacgagcgcatttacctcagaaaacagcattgttttggatgttcggtaagttccgtctcaaaattggcgatacgtcataaaatccgatcaatcacgttgtgaatgtatccctatgccttaaggttcggtatcttttggttcggtgataaaattgccaatgtgaacgctaaccggaccaggactaaatgttttttttttcttctttggtccggaccaaatgaaccaaacgaaccgaactataagtgtgaacgcacccttattTCACCTCTGCTCTAGCTTGTTGAATTAATCTAGTTTTTACTAAGCTTTTGAATATTGCTGGTAATATGACAAATTGTTTGTGAtgttcctcatttgtaagtcagTTTGGATAacagcatctgccaaatgaataaatataaaagcAGTACCTGTTTTATAATTTGATTGCCAGTGCTCTCGTGGTCACGTTTAGCCTCATTGTCAAGATCAGCGTAGTGCTTTTCCATGGAAAACATCACATTCTCCAAATTCATACTCTCCTGCTGGTGCTGTGAAAGAATTTGTTCCCtggaatttaaaagaaataacaTAGAGATGATGCTACATTGGCTCATTCCTTTTCAGTGCATTTTCATGTCCCCATATGTGtcttattatataaaatattacttttttgtgAAATCCAGTTCATGACATAATTTTTAGTGGGAAAACAACAGCATAAACATCATTATTAGTAGCCTAATGATCTTGTGAATTTGGTGATGTTTTGTGGTATTACTGTAGTTTCTAGCATTAAATTCCATAAATCCttatgataatattttaatagatAATTAGAAAATATACAAATTCTACTACAAAGCTGAAATAGCTTTTAGACCTAGGTTCCATCCTGTTGTTAACCTTTGGTTAAACTTAATGTAGTCCACTTTAAACATTCTAACTctaattaatttgcaactacatgtcaattaTCTCTCatcagagtattagtagactttaaggttaggtgttagggtttgggttagtagaataagttgacatgtacttgcaaagttataTACAGTCATTAgaatttggattggcatttgcagatattttaaactctattggagttagacaacacgtgtcaggacccactcattgtcgtaatcataccctagatctaatactgtcgcatggaattgatattgatgctgttgaaattctacagcagagcgatgatatatcagatcattatctagtctcgtgtataatacaattagccaaggctgcaaaaccaccacccagccataaatattgtagaaccatcacgtctaccactaaagattgctttataaataatctccccgagcagtttcatcgccttagtatacctgacaacttagaagaactcgatgctgcaacagaaactattggctctctcttttccagcacattagatgcagtcgctcctttacgtctaaagaagattaaggaaactaatccaacgccgtggtatgatgagcacactcgggctctaaaatgagctgttagaaaagctgaacgtagttggaagaaaacaaaactagaagtttttcgcctttcgtggaaagaaaaaatgattgagtacagaacggctataagaaatgctagatctacttatttttcaaatctcttaatagaaaacaaacataatcctagttatttatttgacacagtggctaaattaactagaaacagagattcaactgctgacgtttccatagagcacagcagtaatgactttatgaacttctttacttgcaagactgataatattagagagaaaattaaaaacatgatatcctaatctttggaccaaaaacttcctcacgaaaaaaccttgaatactttCTAATACTTAACGGGTGCTCCATCAAATCTTCATCCTCAGTTAgaaacctgggtgtgctctttgataccaatctttcatttgaaagtcatgtttctagtatctgtaaaaccgccttcttccatctaaaaaatatatctaaattacggcatatgctctcaatgacaaatgcggaacagttggttcatgcattcatgacctcaagactagattattgtaacgctctactgggtggttgttctgctcggcttttaaacaaactacagttggtccaaaatgcggcagctagagttcttactagaaccagaaagtatgaccatattagcccagttctgtcaacattacattggctccctattaaacatcgtatagattttaaaatcttgctacttacttataaagctctaaatggtttagctccccagtacctaagtgagctcttaatgcattatagtccttcacatttattgcgatctcagaattcaggccagttgataatacccagaatatcaaaatcaactgaaggcggcagatcattttcctatttagcacctaaactctggaacaatcttcctagcattgtttgggacacagacacactctgtcagtttaaatctagactaaaaacacatctctttgctcttgcatacacataacacattatcaatacattaacatttttcaaatccgttaaaggattgttacgctgcaatatttaggtcggctggaaccgagaacatttcctataacactagatatacctgtacatcagaaataagaatggcatctacgctaatatctgtctctctgcttatcctgaggattgccgggtgctggattcaggccgtatccagatcagatggagaacctgcatctggacctgactacaacgtagcccaggagacaatgggcctacagacccaattctggctgcatctataattcagatttttgatccccgtatccgcttacatgtatttatatataatctatttttaatctctataataaaaatgtataattcagattttgatctccatatccatttacatatattatatatatatcttccaagaggttttttccctccaaggacttttttcccagtgctagcacgctgggtttttctcctaggggtttttttccacccctgggagtcagccgacattggcttaatgtagcaccatcttgtatatgttacatattaccacgcttggttgtacagcttatttttaaccacttccctttttctgtgcttctaatatgtaaagctgctttgaacaattaccaattgtaaaagcgctatataaataaatttgacttgacttgacttgacttgactagaaTGTTGcttggggagcatcaaaataaagtgttagcagatattaagcagaaattctactaatactctaatgactgataGTAATGTAGTTGCAAAGCTACTTACATgcatagttagtagaatgtctaaagcaGACTaacgaaataaagtgttacctaaccTTCTTGTCATTGCATAAATAATCAGGATATAATTCAAAATTGCCTGAGCTTGACCAGTATATTTCTAAAAAGTCTGGTATACCATTTTATTTACCTCTCAGTATTATACTCTGAGCTAAGTTCTTCAAGACTGGTGTTGAAGCTGAGCTCTAGATCTGCCAGCCGACTCCTATGAAGCTCTAGCAGACAGTCCACGTTCTGCAGATGAGAACTGCGCGCCAGCTCTGACTGTTGCTCCCTCTCAGACAGATCAACCACCAAACtctgtaaaacacacacacacaagttgggttttcatgttttatgggaaCATTCCATTgacatttttatactgtataaactgtatatcctacccctaaaccaacccatcacagaaaactttgcacctttacattttcaaaaaacataacttggtatgatttataagctgtgtgtgtgtggtcctggtaaaccCTACGTTATGGGGACCCACTTTGTCCCCATTATGTAGGATTTACCAGGAACACACACATAGACATGTGTTTGTTACTCCCAGACACTGTAATGAAAGCTATTGAATTTAAAAGTGAGAGTTAAgtctatatattttatatatagtcaCCTTAATGATGTTGTCTTTGTAGTCGAGGACTCTCTCAAAGCTCTGGCTGAGCACTGACATGTCATTGCGTAGCTCTGCTGTCTTGGTCTGTGTTAAAACAGCACGCCACTGCTGCCGCAGCTTGTGGAGATTCAGAATGGTGTTCCTCTCCTCTTTCTGCAGTTTATCCTAAAAAACAAATCAATTCTGGTGCAGAACTCCATTGTCTGAGATTTTTAAGATCGCCAGGAcccatttctcaatacttaggccactttttcaaaactcttcacacagtatGCACTAAGCAGCGAGAACAACAGCGGTCTAAACTTTGGATCATTTACGTATCACTGCTCTGGCACAAAAAGCATTCGATGATCATATCTTTCAAATtacatgaattcttttctcaatTAAACGCAAACACCATCAAAACTCTATATAcctacaggccaatttgcatgTTTATACTCTAttcaaaactgttcagtttaaGTTCAAAACCtagcatgatgcaaaaatgaacaAGACAGTAATTTGCTACATTTCTACAGGAATGCCATACTGAAATACATTCAGAAtctaaaaaatgaaatacaatcAAAACAATTAGTTGTAGCTGAACACCTACACAGGTGTTAGTCAGTAGTTAGTTCAGTTTCATTACCATCAGTGCAAAAGAGGACAGAAATGTGTCCTTTAGAGATtctaaaaaactgtaataagttctaagtaaataaatgttttgaaaaaaaagaaaaaaactcctGATTATTATGCAATACACCAAAAACCGTCaacacaaataataataaaaataaataataaaaccacCTTTTTTGATGATTTTATGCATAAATATGTATTCATAGATAAATATTTTAtgcataaaatttaatttacaaaatgAGATTTTAGGGCAAACCAAAGGCCTGTgaattttacttaaaatattttactaaATCTTTCATGtagctatatttattaaataatatattaaccCTCATCCTCTCCTCGCAAATTGTAACAAATCCGTCCCTCACGGTCAAAATGACCCAAAGccctaaaattatatttatttattattatttattttttgaagatttttctttttacttttaaattactacgtttatcaataaattataaataaataataatttaagcacattctttcaacttaaaaaaaataaaataaaaatcataactCTGTAagttcagctcaaaatatctcacATTGGGTGTCTCTAACGAACtcatgtggaaaaaaaataatataacatgaTATTTCATGACTCTTGCCACTAGATGGCCGTATAGCTCTATATGGAGCAAATGAGCTCTTCCCCTGAGTCCAAAAGACAGTTTCATTCAGATTTCTTCTTTAGTATGCATTCAGGTATTTATTTAGAcattataaaattacatttgttaaagTTTTAGCATTTTTAGTTGtaatttttacctttttttatgtATGTACTGAAGTGTCagatattgtaataattcagGTTAGTAAGGTGAACATCAGTGGAAAACAAGTAAAACCTAGAAAAATACTTATTTGGAAATGCTGATTTCAattcagagtaaaaaaaaaaaaaaaaaaaatgctgttacaTCTTCAAGAAATGCTGTTATAATTTCACCATTTATTTTAGCATTTGTGTGGGGTGGGGAATGTTCTGCATTCTAAATGTGTTCAAATCTAACCACTTCATATCTGTGTGCAGTCTGCATTGTGActgattgatttttattttaaaaaaattggagaaaaaaaaaaaactgccccATTATATGACCTCTTGTTAATTTAATGGAAATTcctaggtgtgtgtgtgtacgtgtgtgtgtgtgtgcatgtgagtgTGTTCTGCATTGGGGATGTTCTATAGTCTCATGCCTtcatttgtatgtttgtttgttcttttatatttcCATACTGACCCGCGAGGAAAGGatttgttacttttttaaatttcaaccacatacatttgtgtgtgtgtgtgtgtgtattacaaGTTCAAGTGTGACAAAAGTCCTAAGGTCTTGGACCACTCTGCTGAATACACAATTTTTTTGACACCGAAGTGATggtattgttgaataaagtcgctatttttgttttatttttgcgcactaaaagtattcttatcgcttcgtaacattaaggttgaaccactgtagacacatggactattttaacaatgtcttttctacttttctgggccttgaaagtggtaataacaTTCCCTATGTGTGGTTtagatacctctcggatttcatcaaaaatatcttaatttgtgttctgaagatgaactaaggtcttacgggtttggaacgacatgagggtgagtcattactgacagaaattttatttttgtgtcaatctgctttgaaacgatGTGTACTGTGAAAAGCGGCATACAAATAAACGACATGACTCAACGatttctaaatctaaaatatttaCTTCAGCTCATAGATATTTGATATGTTATTTGTTGTCAGCTTCTCAATCACTGTTTGTCACACCTTGAGGAACTGGGTAAGCATGTCCTCTTTTCTCTTGGCAATCTCCTCCTCAGCTTGAGCCTTGTGCTGCAGGTACAGAAGTTTCTCCTCCTCTGTCATCCCGGCATGTTTTCCACCTCCTTTCTTCCCTGCTTTTTTAGACATGTTTGCTGAATTTCTGTGGATCACAGATTCAAAAGTCCTCAAAAGATGCATTTTATTACACAAAATCAGAACTGGCTTGTCAACACaccaaattaaaaacaatttactatattaaaaaaacattctctTTTTGGCcataagatagatagatagatagatagatagatagatagatagatagatagatagatagatagatagatagatagatagatagatagatagatagatagatagatagatagatagatagatagatagataggtgtTTGTACTAATCTTCATTCAGGCTAATTAAAGAACAAGatgttgaaaatattaaaacacaCGCTGTTTTTCCATGCCGACCTTCGTTAAACATTTTCCATGCAGTAAGTGTTAGAAATGGAAAAAGATACACAAAACGTatcaatttttaatatttacaattctggttggtaaaaataaaaatattttagggCTACTAGCATTATTTCTTATCGTCTTACCCTCTGATGTTTTATCGTCTTCCGCCTCTGACGCGTTTCTGTTGACCGtttcctagcaaccacccgataAAGGCGACTGCACTACCACATTTTTCCAGTAGTGCGCGCGTATCTTTCACACCACAGACAGTTGATACCGTTCTGACACTGGATAAAGTCAATGAAGGATtccaaatgtaatatatatatatatatatatatatatatatatatatatatatatatatatatatatatatatatatatatatatatatatatatatatatcaaaatcaatgtaataaatgctattaataaactatttttcaataatatttttatttaatagtttGTATTTTGTGGTAATTTAAGTAGAATGTATGTTGTTATTATATTGTAATAGGCCtatttacaatttttacaacATAATAGAATTAATTAATCCATAcaattaattaatacattagCCTACTACATAGGCCTACATtccttattattttttatttaacttttttatttaacttcTTTTGTAGAATGTTTTGCAGATTGTTTGTAGGCTACCTCTCAAAAAAAAATCGgtattttcgttttttttttttaaattaaaaattcattttaatagCATTTAACCATAGCCCTTTCGAATCACGTCCacgatttgtgtgtgtgtgtgtgtttgtgatacTAGTTGTTAGCAGCAGAGGGAGCTATTACTTTAATTGTACATATATTCTTATTCTACAATAAAAGACTCTTTAATTATGAGCTGCAGCAAAAACGCAAATTAGTTTGGAATTTCTCAAATTCAGTAGCCTATTAACATTTTGTCTTATTCGAGagatgtcatttaaaaaaaaaaaaaaagggtttctTAAAGATTCTTATGCTTTTTTAAGTTAATAGATAGGGCCTACATGACACTTTTAATGCTGTTGTAGTATTTTGGTCCcaggataattttttttataaaagtttCTAgcatattttgatatatatatatatataaaaaacacacacacatatatatatatatatatatatatatatatatatatatatatatatatatatatataaaaatataatagaaCAGTTGCATCCTGTGTAATCATTGTGCTATTAATGATTTCTTATCTTACTTATA
Above is a genomic segment from Chanodichthys erythropterus isolate Z2021 chromosome 21, ASM2448905v1, whole genome shotgun sequence containing:
- the ccdc65 gene encoding dynein regulatory complex subunit 2, coding for MSKKAGKKGGGKHAGMTEEEKLLYLQHKAQAEEEIAKRKEDMLTQFLKDKLQKEERNTILNLHKLRQQWRAVLTQTKTAELRNDMSVLSQSFERVLDYKDNIIKSLVVDLSEREQQSELARSSHLQNVDCLLELHRSRLADLELSFNTSLEELSSEYNTEREQILSQHQQESMNLENVMFSMEKHYADLDNEAKRDHESTGNQIIKQNKEEKQAVKDQMEGVLEKLWRDMQVVLHEYNVSTKDKIIAADSLHVKDKQSAKEIDAHKKHIQKLQESISALRCQLSSSQTGETVLQLRSDRDELAQEVQHLRVQLGAAQTIRRKQLTKLTIQSNNAAKKLQETVALGERLVRLSEVCSKMETEHEKVRPFYKSSLNEEELNQERAYAMESPTEKLAQLIHDYSPLGKFWQRYNKVQLDRLCLKREKMLLLQENERLRIYLKQYLDEVSVSDESFQQKKLLVVSSPTLQASAATERRDQKRYVVQEAANIVQKQL